From Anopheles darlingi chromosome 2, idAnoDarlMG_H_01, whole genome shotgun sequence, the proteins below share one genomic window:
- the LOC125950393 gene encoding E3 ubiquitin-protein ligase Su(dx), giving the protein MEDGGLHHLILIIEHATFRSNGFLKPNPYVEFSIDGKSPRKTDIIKNTNTPKWNERFTSLVSANAVLHFRVLDHSSFRKDSLLGQQTVELASILRHYNGVLELLELNMDLLIDGGGSSKSSNTATGGSSSNNSITHGELRQPVKAGELVVVLDGLKIDMRSVAGRSNSGTNSASSGLLPSIGGGGSADSSCSGGAAAAVMVNGNGLSSGMDMMQNGAHCHTFRSSILNGGIRARMRLRGGAAHQLQSPPGPGSSGAVGGSINHALVAPSVSSHQQHSPVGGGGSQSNSASSLTNNDCAGASAAFSELSIQPTAGYGSGMGNGVTMTMGSSPNGGVSAGSSSTGAIRRSGVNWDQQAVSPVPAAQASHARLGPVYSNSSQEGMINGIPGGGGSPGSSNALPPMMGGSLTDQQILLQHHQQQQQQQQNPIDDEPLPVGWEMRVDKFGRRYYVDHNTRSTYWEKPQPLPAGWEQRRDPRGRVYYVDHNTRTTTWQRPNSERLMHFQHWQGQRQHIISQGNQRFLYPQHAQQSNTVSVPHEEDDGLGPLPEGWEKRVQPDNRVYFVNHKNRTTQWEDPRTQGQEVSMLAEGPLPPGWEIRYTATGERFFVDHNNRKTTFEDPRPGAPKGVKGVYGVPKAYERSFRWKLSQFRYLCQSNALASHIKITLTRQTLFEDSYHQIMRLPAYELRRRLYIIFRGEEGLDYGGVSREWFFLLSHEVLNPMYCLFEYANKNNYSLQINPASYVNPDHLQYFKFIGRFIAMALYHGRFIYSGFTMPFYKRMLNKKLTTKDIESIDPEFYNSLIWVRDNSIDECGLELWFSVDFEVLGQIIHHELKEDGDKERVTEENKEEYISLMTEWRMTRGIEEQTKTFLDGFNEVVPLEWLKYFDERELELMLCGMQEIDVDDWQRNSIYRHYNRNSKQVAWFWQFVRETDNEKRARLLQFVTGTCRVPVGGFAELMGSNGPQRFCIEKVGKDTWLPRSHTCFNRLDLPPYKSYDQLVEKLNYAIEETEGFGQE; this is encoded by the exons ATGGAAGACGGCGGCCTTCATCATCTGATTTTGATAA TCGAGCATGCCACCTTCCGCAGCAATGGCTTCCTGAAGCCCAATCCCTACGTTGAGTTCTCGATCGATGGCAAGAGCCCGCGCAAGACAGATATCATCAAAAACACCAACACCCCCAAATGGAACGAACGGTTCACAAGTCTGGTGTCGGCGAACGCGGTGCTACACTTCCGTGTGCTCGACCATTCGAGCTTCCGGAAGGATTCACTACTCGGTCAACAGACCGTCGAGCTGGCCAGCATCCTGCGACACTATAATGGTGTGCTAGAGCTGCTGGAACTGAACATGGATCTGCTGATCGATGGTGGAGGTTCCTCAAAGTCCAGTAATACCGCtaccggtggtagcagcagcaacaacagcatcactCACGGCGAACTCCGGCAACCGGTGAAAGCCGGCGAGTTAGTCGTTGTGCTCGATGGGCTTAAGATCGATATGCGGTCAGTGGCGGGTAGAAGCAATAGTGGCACCAACAGCGCATCGTCCGGACTGCtaccatcgatcggtggtggtgggagcgCTGACAGCAGTTGTAGTGgcggtgctgcggctgctgtcaTGGTCAATGGCAATGGG TTATCGAGCGGCATGGATATGATGCAGAACGGTGCACACTGCCACACGTTTCGTAGCAGCATACTGAACGGAGGCATACGGGCGAGGATGCGTTTACGTGGCGGTGCGGCTCATCAGCTGCAATCACCACCGGGACCAGGATCGAGCGGTGCAGTTGGAGGTAGCATCAATCATGCATTAGTGGCACCATCGGTCTCTTCCCATCAGCAACACTCAccggtaggtggtggtggcagccaAAGCAATAGCGCCAGTTCGTTGACGAACAACGATTGTGCTGGTGCGAGCGCCGCGTTCAGTGAGCTTAGTATACAACCAACGGCCGGGTACGGATCGGGCATGGGCAACGGCgtcacgatgacgatgggatCGTCTCCGAATGGTGGCGTTTCTGCTGGTTCCTCATCTACGGGTGCCATACGTCGTAGTGGCGTAAACTGGGACCAGCAAGCTGTTTCCCccgtaccagcagcacagGCATCACATGCTCGTCTCGGGCCAGTGTACTCCAATTCCTCGCAGGAAGGCATGATCAACGGGatcccgggtggtggtggaagcccCGGCAGTAGCAATGCATTACCACCCATGATGGGTGGAAGCTTAACCGATCAGCAGATACTActgcaacatcatcaacagcagcagcagcaacaacagaatcCCATCGATGATGAACCACTGCCGGTGGGATGGGAGATGCGCGTTGATAAGTTTGGGCGACGGTACTACGTCGATCATAATACGCGTTCGACCTACTGGGAGAAACCGCAGCCACTGCCGGCCGGTTGGGAGCAACGGCGTGATCCTCGAGGTCGCGTTTACTACGTCGAtcacaacacacgcaccacaacCTGGCAGCGGCCAAACAGTGAACGGTTGATGCACTTCCAGCACTGGCAGGGCCAGCGGCAACACATCATCTCGCAGGGTAATCAACGGTTCCTTTATCCCCAGCACGCCCAGCAATCCAACACCGTGTCGGTACCGCACGAAGAGGATGACGGACTCGGACCGCTACCCGAGGGCTGGGAGAAGCGCGTCCAGCCCGACAATCGGGTTTACTTTGTGAATCACAAAAATCGTACCACCCAGTGGGAGGACCCGCGAACGCAGGGTCAGGAAGTGAGCATGTTGGCCGAGGGTCCGCTACCACCCGGCTGGGAGATCCGCTACACTGCTACCGGTGAGCGGTTCTTCGTCGATCACAACAATCGCAAAACGACGTTCGAAGATCCACGGCCAGGTGCGCCAAAGGGTGTGAAGGGCGTGTACGGTGTACCGAAGGCCTACGAACGATCGTTCCGCTGGAAGCTGAGCCAATTCCGGTACCTGTGCCAGAGTAATGCGCTCGCTTCGCACATTAAAATCACGCTCACACGTCAAACATTGTTCGAGGATTCCTATCATCAGATCATGCGACTGCCGGCGTACGAGTTGCGGCGCCGACTGTACATCATCTTCCGCGGAGAGGAAGGTCTAGACTATGGTGGCGTATCGCGTGAGTGGTTCTTCTTGCTGTCGCATGAGGTGCTCAATCCGATGTACTGTCTGTTTGAGTACGCGAACAAGAACAACTACAGCCTGCAGATCAACCCGGCCAGTTACGTTAATCCCGATCACCTGCAGTACTTCAAGTTCATTGGTCGTTTCATCGCGATGGCCCTATACCATGGGCGGTTTATCTATTCCGGCTTTACGATGCCGTTCTACAAGCGCATGCTAAACAAGAAGCTTACGACCAAAgacatcgaatcgatcgatccggagTTTTACAATTCACTGATCTGGGTGCGCGACAACAGCATCGATGAGTGCGGGTTGGAGCTGTGGTTTAGCGTCGATTTTGAGGTGCTGGGCCAGATCATACATCACGAGCTGAAGGAGGATGGTGATAAGGAACGTGTAACGGAGGAGAACAAGGAAGAATACATCTCACTTATGACCGAGTGGCGTATGACGAG AGGCATCGAGGAGCAGACGAAAACCTTCCTGGATGGCTTCAACGAGGTGGTCCCACTGGAATGGTTAAAGTATTTTGACGAACGTGAGCTCGAGTTGATGCTGTGCGGAATGCAAGAGATCGATGTGGACGATTGGCAGCGCAACTCGATCTATCGGCATTACAATCGTAACAGCAAACAGGTCGCGTGGTTCTGGCAG TTTGTGCGCGAAACGGATAATGAGAAGCGTGCACGGTTACTCCAATTCGTTACCGGTACGTGCAGGGTGCCGGTAGGTGGGTTCGCTGAGCTGATGGGATCCAACGGTCCGCAGCGTTTCTGTATCGAGAAGGTGGGCAAGGACACGTGGTTGCCACGGTCACACACTTGCTTCAATCGGCTTGATCTACCACCGTACAAGAGCTACGATCAGCTGGTCGAGAAGCTGAACTATGCGATCGAGGAAACGGAAGGCTTCGGCCAGGAGTAA
- the LOC125950394 gene encoding uncharacterized protein LOC125950394: MDLLKKFMGLDGRKDDDDDNRKKKGTLRDEFRKPIWLEEDDSDDELFDNRKLFGVQVFTNPLEMQKYFEHQMQEMMKSLEEYDDTGRLFDYDLKQEFLKPGYEPPLERDEIKRDTDLDGEIYPDQLHTLLQRISPELKELLPRQPKSENNSTAIQRRKSISDEDKVMDWIHGIKEQQQQSASSPPAFRRNNSAKQRFHEGGIFEGAFQGPRMFSQSVVSQTIRRPDGSYETRRTVRDSEGNTKTTITLATKDGVQETITTGHDGVDDRGPKGKIPPYGGDDRMATEPAPGALLALDGKFMLNNGGYVLPKNLW; encoded by the exons ATGGACCTTTTAAAGAAATTCATGGGTTTGGATGGCagaaaggacgacgacgacgataatcG CAAGAAGAAAGGCACATTGCGCGATGAGTTCCGCAAGCCGATCTGGCTCGAGGAAGATGATAGCGATGACGAGCTGTTCGACAACCGGAAGCTGTTTGGTGTACAGGTGTTCACCAATCCGCTCGAGATGCAGAAGTACTTCGAGCATCAGATGCAGGAGATGATGAAATCGCTGGAGGAGTACGATG ATACTGGCAGACTATTTGATTACGATCTGAAGCAGGAGTTCCTGAAGCCCGGCTACGAACCACCCTTGGAACGTGATGAAATAAAACGAGATACGGATCTTGATGGAGA GATCTATCCTGATCAGCTGCACACGCTACTGCAACGTATTTCCCCGGAGCTGAAAGAGCTGTTGCCACGGCAACCGAAAAGCGAGAACAACTCTACCGCCATTCAACGCCGTAAATCGATTAGCGATGAGGATAAAGTAATGGACTGGATTCATGGCATTaaggagcaacaacagcaatctgCATCATCTCCGCCAGCTTTCCGACGCAATAATTCAGCGAAACAGCGCTTCCATGAAGGTGGAATTTTCGAGGGTGCTTTCCAGGGGCCACGCATGTTCTCGCAAAGCGTCGTCTCGCAGACGATTCGTCGCCCTGATGGG TCCTATGAAACTCGTCGTACTGTACGCGATTCCGAGGGTAACACAAAAACGACGATTACTCTCGCAACGAAGGACGGGGTCCAGGAAACCATCACTACCGGGCACGACGGGGTGGATGATCGTGGGCCGAAAGGGAAGATACCACCGTACGGTGGAGATGATCGTATGGCTACAGAACCGGCTCCCGGCGCATTGTTGGCACTCGATGGCAAGTTCATGCTCAACAACGGTGGCTACGTACTGCCGAAGAACCTCTGGTGA
- the LOC125950395 gene encoding NADH dehydrogenase [ubiquinone] iron-sulfur protein 6, mitochondrial, which translates to MASRMLWSPVRRLTNAVSSRSISTQVLASRCAVIKDEITHTGQFYDAGDYRNARFVNATKVVNPNWAVKLIDETPIIKSSERVVCCDGGTDPALGHPKVYINLDKPGAHACGYCGQRFEKEDHHH; encoded by the exons ATGGCCTCACGGATGCTCTGGTCGCCGGTCCGCCGGCTAACGAATGCGGTCAGTAGCCGATCCATCAGCACCCAAGTGCTGGCCAGTCGCTGCGCTGTGATTAAGGATGAAATTACGCACACGGGACAG TTCTACGATGCTGGGGACTACCGGAATGCCCGCTTCGTGAACGCAACCAAGGTGGTAAACCCCAACTGGGCCGTTAAACTGATTGACGAAACCCCAATCATCAAATCGTCGGAACGCGTTGTCTGCTGCGATGGCGGTACCGATCCTGCCCTCGGTCATCCGAAGGTGTACATCAATTTG GATAAACCGGGAGCACACGCATGCGGTTACTGTGGCCAGCGATTTGAGAAGGAAGACCATCACCACTGA